A window of Rhipicephalus microplus isolate Deutch F79 chromosome X, USDA_Rmic, whole genome shotgun sequence genomic DNA:
AATAACACTCGGAGACAACTCACACACAGTTTCTCAAAGTCAGATGGGCCCGTTTTTGAAGGCATCTCTGTGGTTGATTTGCTGTTGATGTTATATGGTGTGGTAGTACGTAGCGCTTCTTACTATATTATCTTATGTCTTTGAATTCGGCCTTGTCGGGAATCATGCTTGCGATATTGCTttcagaaaacaacaacaaaaggtcGTGTATTGAGCACTGGCTACGTATTATTAAATAACTTGAAGCAGGTGAAACTTAGTTCTCAGCCCATTACTACGGCGTTTCCAAACAACTGTGTcgctttgagacgttaaactccgcgAAACAAGACTTTTAAGCAAAACTATGCGCGTAAGTGAAAAAGATCCTCGTCAGATGTTCGTTTGAATACTTTATTTTCAGCGATAGGTGAACAAAAAAGAGGACATAATTCATGCACTAGAAAAATCTGTacaattcacccccccccccaaaaaaaacgcatCACAATGGTCACACCCTGCATCAATAAATTATTTACACTTCTGATTAACAGGACGCGTATTAACATTAGCTTGCGAAAAAACTTCAGCACGTGTTACGAGTGCATGCGCTGCTCTGCAGATAGCGTGACATGGAGCCAGGCTGGCCGAAGCATTTGTATATAGCCAAAGTAACGGCTGAATAAACGGCGCTGTTGCGTGAGGAAAGCCTGCTTGTCTCTGTTAATACGAGATCATTCACTCAGAACTTCACGGAGACCACGGCAACATCGGCCTCCGTCTCCCTGTCGCGTGTATCATTTTCCCAAGCGCTATTCACGTGGCCGTAAAGATTAGCGCCGTTGCTACAAGGTTTGGTCACGTCGGGAAATCCATTCGTAATTGTGGAGGGAGAAACCCCAGTATTGGTGCGGGCCCCGTTAGTTTGAACAGGGTTGACAGACTTGAGCTCATGAGCCATGCCCTTGGTTTTTGAGGCGCCTTTGTTTCCGTGCTTGGGCATCACTTTTTCGAAGGCCGTGTTGTCCAGTCCAGCCACCGGACACTCGACGAAGAGGTAGAGAACGATGGCAAATCCGTACGACATGAGGACCGTGCCTAAATATGTCTGGGTCTGGggtaaaaagagagaaagaaaggtatTGTGGCAGACACTACATCGCGTTGCATAGCATAGGCTTCGCGTAGAATAATATACTAGAATTATGGGGTTTTGCGTAGGTATACAAGCATCTAGACATGACAAAACAAAGTACTAAACTGAAGATTAGTGAAACGTCTTGTTTTGTAACATGTAAAATATTCAAATTTATACTCCGTATTTGTACGCTTGGTTGGTTCCAGTTACTTGTTTCCTACCTTTAGCAGTTGTAACACATATTTTGGAACACAAAAAATTAATATTGTTATTTTCAAAGCTGTACAGCTGGATCAGGGTGCACCAGAGAACATGTTCACACTGAAGTGACTAATTAGTGCGTCTACGTTAAAGGCTGGGTGCTGCTTAAACATAGGGTTGCAAATGTGGTTGGTACGAATAAAGTAGCTGGGtagccttaaaaaaaaaagcaactggcATGTTTACTTATTCCAACAAAAAATTGAAAGCGCATAAACGAAATCTCGTTCGGTGACTATATTTTGAGACCTGGTTTCTAATAACACCGCTCATAAATAAATATTCTTTGGCTTGTGTTGGTGCTTGTacatttggtatatatatatatatatatatatatatatatatatatatatatatatatatatatatatatatatatatttatatatattattttCTTACAAAGGCAGATGTCATTATGTAAGCTTGGATTAAATTCTCACCTATTGAGTGTACTTTTTTGTCAATTTTGTTAATTATATTGTATACAAACACGACTACTTTTTACATAAAATAAGTTACTCAATAAATGGCATAAAATTTATTAAAGCAGCGTTGTCTTCAAATGacctgaccttttttttttctaagaaaacAGTGAGCTTTTGAGTTGTGTTCCTTCCTGGCCACTTTACACTAACCTTGCGTTGCTTTAAAGAAAAAATACTAGTTGTCGAAATGCCGAGACGATGGTCCAGCCTAAGAACTCTTACCTGACCTGCTACTTTGCGCTGCTTCGATTTGACACTATATACGAGTAATACTACGACTATAACGATGATATTGTAATGACTATAATCATAACACCACAAAGCGCTTTTTTCTCACCATGTTGTAATGCCTCGGTCATGCTTAAACATGATGTAAACAGTTGTAACTGGATAACAGCCGGCGCTTTTGGTGCACTAAAATGACCTACATTTAAATTGATCATGCTTTCGCGTTGCGTTTTGGTGGGCCGGTATGCCAACCCTTGAAATCTACCCGGCGATTGCCCCCTCATTAATGGAATCAGTGACCCTTTTAATTTCAGGTGAGTCAAACGACCAGCATTCATAAAGAGTGTTCAGGCCTATACTCGACGAAAGATGGGCCCTCCCAGGGCAAACTGTTCACATATATGGTGTAACAGGTACTCCTAATAATCATTCAGAATCGAACCTGAGATAGGCAACTACGAAACGCGTTAGTTACTGCCTACTGTCATGCGTAGCAATGCCTGTGAAAGCGTTTCTCCTGGGATGAGTGGTGGTGCCAGAGTGGGCGCGAGGTGAACTACAGGCCCGTCCCGTCGCTTCGGCGGCACGAAACTGGCCGCACCTtcttttttatccagcggccgttcaactggttatataaacaaatccgactgttcaacatatgtctgtgcgtgcaacatttgtacatacatttttagcatcatttcaaaacgtgtcactcaatgaaaaaaaattccgccatatccacgaagtgaatgatgatgagtgggcgaagctccggaggtaaacctggtaaaccatgaatcctctgtacattttgcccactcgattttattacatcgctccccctagcgtacgtcgccgcactaaatcgaacgattgccttcaaccaatgacacgcgccatatgtgacatcattcctattttataagatctcgcgtctttcatcaactacaagtaccgctttctagtttataacatcttgcatcttttcatcatcagctacaagtaccaccatctagtaaacactacaagaactaaacgagaggtggctacatacaggagacggtaccgccatctagtgaacactgcaagaactaaactagaggtggccacatacaggggacggtaccgccatctagtgaacactgcaagaactaaactagaggtggctacatacaggctacaggggacgcacagcccacgccctaaggagcttcgcccctaaaaaaaattacaatgtggtcaccttccctccaaaCGCATCGCGTAAcgttgattcccaaggtacgcgggatctgccgaaCTTCTTTTCACCATGCCTGTAGGGTGATTCCCTACCTCTTTAAATAAAGATGAAACTTCGTCTGCTCGCATATTGACTCACCTTGCCTCCGGTATACTTTTACTTTGCTAAACGCGTTTCCAACCATTCTTCATTAACTTAGTTATTGATGTCAAGTGAAAGGACAAACTTACGTGTAAAAATGGCTGCTGACTGACGAGCTCTCGTCCGAGTACTGTCGTGAATCCCATCACAACGAGATGTACGAGGTAGAGCGCAAACGTCAGCCTTCCCAGCGGGTACATGATCGGCCAGGCGAGGATCTTGGTGACGAAACCTGCGCGGCCCGTGGCGCAAGCGTACATGACCCACGCAATGGCCAGCGCCCAGGAGACGCGGTGCAGGCCCCCGTAGAAAGCCGATTCGAGCCTCTCCGGCTGGCGGCCGACTGACCACGTGTGCACGCCAAACAGCACTGCCAGAGCGAGGCCCGTGGCCGCAGCCCAGGCGAAGCCCTGGACGAGCCGCGAGAGCCGATGTCGCTGCACGGCCAGGATGCCGAAGATCACACCCACGAACAAAGTGGCGGCGTGAGCATACGGCTTGAGGTAGATCTCTGTTTGCACATCACCTATCCTCCTGCGTAGTTAGAGCGGCACGTATTGTTGAAGAAGTACACGTGACCATTTTTTTGACCACTACAAAGCTCACAATCCAAAGGTGGGGAGGATATTAACGTTTATCTGTATTGGCAATATGCATGGGGCCTAAAGCTTTACATTCGTAAGTGCTTTTCATTACTGGCTCACCACGTGCGATAATAAGATGGCGATAGTCTTGATTGCTTTGCATTTGCTCTTACCAGCACCTTAGGCCTTATTCGGAAAGCTTTACTTTCGGGCAAGCTGCTTGAGCTAATTTTATGTCCATCGTAGTGCTGCGTAAAATATGCACTTACGAACAATATATTTCAAGATGCTTTTTTGCAAATAAGCACCCTGTAACCTGAAAGCATATATTATTGAGAGCACGAGGATTGTTTAATTTCATTCTACAACCATACTCGATTGGAGAACATTTTTTAGAATAAACCCTTCACTCACGTCTTCTGTGTGAAGTCTGAAAACTAGTCTCCAAATGACGTGTGCGTATTTATTGGGCATAATTAttctgagaaaaaaaagacgaattATTTTTGACAACACTTTGTTGCCATAGCGTTCTTTTCATCCTTCATTTTTTCGGTTGCACCCACGTGTTCTTCCTGTTATGCGACGTCACGAAACAGCAAGAACCATTCATGTAAAAGGTACGTGTGTACATTGTAAAGACATTGCGTCTAGGTGAAGAAAAAGTTTAGTATGCTGATTCTGCCccgtttccgaaaaaaaaaatatgtggctGTTCTCCGATCCCTCGCTGTCACGGGACTGGCTGCTCGGAGCCCTGGACAGAAGGTGTTCTTTTTCTGTCTGATAAAGATAATCTAACTTCAGGCGACAATGGCAGTTTATTTTAACTGAAACACCAGGCACTTCAGCATATGCCTGTGTATATTATGTTTACATACCACTCTATTTACCCACATTTTTGTATTCTTCCTTGGCTTTCTTTCTTGGTGGCAGCAAATGCAAAGTACCCAGATGAAGTGTGCGTCAGTACTGTGAAAACTCAACTCACTTCGCTACGTTGCCGGTAAAGGTAAAAGCAATCTCTTCTCATAGAGCTCATCAGCTGTGACTAGCGGCTTTCACGACATGCAGGGATATTGGAAGGGGGAATCGACGTAAAATTCAGTACTGTTTTAAATGTCGAAGTAATCGCTTTTATTTAGAAACGTATTTGGAGCCGATTTTGCGTTGAAAGTTTTAGTAAACTACttttctttcaaacaagaccttCTCATGGGAAAGGGGAGTATGGAGGTTTGGTGTGACGAAAAGTAGATCAATACACTTTTGGGGTCGGCGAAAGAAGCTAGGCATATACGCAAACACGTTTCCTGAGAAGGAAGTTGCTGCTCTGAAAGGAACAAGTCGTCTTGTCTAGACTTCGCGGTATTTCCTGCTTATCTCTCATTGCTATTACTTTTTAAGTAAGGCACAAATGTTCACCATGAGTCATTTTAGTGTGGTGTTCCTTGCTACTCGGGCTCTTCCATAAATTTGCAAAAGTCATAAATGATGATTGCCTATGCTATAGAGCGGCCTTTTTTCCCCGCTGACTGACTCGTGGGTCATTGAAGCGCAACGGTTGCACTAGCAAAGGCTCCAAGCACACCCTCTTTAAGCTCTGGTGATGTTTTGGTGATAAACGACCGGTAATTTATTGTGTCATCTTGTCGGCAAGTAGACGTCTTGGTTGAGCTATCACCGATAGCAGTTTATTCCTGGGTTCTCTCGTTATTGCCTTTCCGATTATATAGAACCTCGGTGTTTTGCGTGCATTACACTGTAAAATCCATTAACCAACTGCTTATTCATGTAATTGATTGTGGAGCAATCGATAATGATTGCCAGCGTTACGCTTCGTAAATGTGAGCGCGGAACTTTCCTATCTGTTCGTATTGCCATTTTCTGTGGCCCTCCACCTGATTGCCCCTGTAACATTATGAAGCATTTTCGGCACGTGCACGGTGAGCTCTTCTTTTCTGAGAATTTTTCTATTCGCTGCACACCGCCACGATCGCCTAGACACAGTCATAAGCAAAGAAACGGAAAACGCACCAATCAGAGGAGTCAGTCCCAGTCTTCTCACTGAGTTGCCTCCTCTATTATACCGGCATGCCGTCAGCACCACTTCTTACGGCTTAGCGCAATTCACTCGGCTGATTCGGCGTTACTTAAATGATTTTCATGTCCCTTTTCAAACCAGTTGGCTAAGAAAAACTTGTCACAGTACCACTTCTTACGGTTTACCGCAATTCACTATGCTGATTCGGCATTACTTAAATGCGTTCCTTGTCTTTTTTTCAACCAGTTGGCTAAAAAAAACCTGTCACTGCAAAATAACCTTCGCTTTCAAGAGCAAGAAAACAGAATCATTTGTATTGAAAAGGAGCCTTTCAGTGATTCGTTCAGACAATGCTCAAAGTCTTGGCTTATCTTTTCGTCTGTAGTTACACATCATCAACGTCATTATTTTTTGAGATCCTATAGTGAGTGCATCATCGCCAGAATTTCGGGTGCTCTAAAGTTTCGGCGTCCAGAGGTTAAAACAAAATCAACAATGTAATGCTTTATCCCAAAGATGTCCAGATGATAAAGTGCACACTTATGCAGTGTTTAGTGTCAGAATCTAAATTCCCTTTtcctgggcaagttggtaggtgCACTGTGAACTAATTGCACCAATATCATGGTACCTTGTGGGCGTGTATGTGGGACAAACTATATGGTGGGCTATGATTAGAGGAACACTGTAACTTAACGCTTAGGGCAACCCCCTAGTTTTCATAACATTGACGAATTATATCTGCGGCAATGTGAATATTGTTCTACCGTTTTGGACACGGGGAAcaactttaatttttttttgttctggagAAGCGTGCCTTCAATTTACTGGGAATGTGTCCGCCCAAAATACGAGTGGCTGCTGTACCAGTGCGCACTGAGCGTTTTAGCCGGAACCATATCTCTCGCACACTCACTTCATGTCGGTGGTTACGATGAGGCTGAATGGCAGCGCGTCCATGACGTAAGTCTGTATCAAGGTGCCCAAcgatgaggcaaccacaatggcgCCCATGATCCACATGGATACCTTGGGCCACCTGAAGAATTAAAAGTTGAACAGTTAGAGTCAGAAATGATGAATACGATAAAAGTTCGGTGTTTTTAGGATGGTATTGCTGTCAAGAAGCTGATTTCGGTGAATGATCTACCTCATAATGAACTGAGCACATTATGCAGGCGCGAAGCACTCAGTCAAAGTGTCACTCGTAATTAGTTCGAGATGGGAGTTTTCTTTGGCGAAGCGTTGGATTTAGTTACTAGGCCACCACATAGGTGCCATAGTATTATGCAACCAGTGACACTTTTCTGTAGGGTTCGACATACAGAAAAAACTCTACGAGTATTACAGAGAACATAATGATTACGCATAGCATTGCCGATAAAGGATTATACGACTGTGGGAGATATATActgtcatttgttttttttttggggggggggagatagCAAAGTCAACTCAAGACAAGCCCAAATATGTTTTGCACTGACGAAGAAATGTGTACTTTTTTGGCCTTGTGGGGCATTCACAATTTAATATCGATGTACAGAAGGTGTAGACACAGACGCCTCAGTTATGAAGAACAATGATAAAAGTTTTGTTCCTCCCCCTTGCCCCCAAAtcaacttaaagggacactaatgtCGAATAACATTTCAAGTCATTGTGAAATATCAATGTATGACATTGTCCAAAACGACAATGTTATCAACGgtagtgccctacttaccgagaaatcaaAGTTAACGCACAAGACTATATGCGCGACAGTAGGCCATTATCAAagtgatcccgatgacgtcagacaaacCGCCTACAATCAATCACTAGTAAATGATCTAgaagcactaaataaagaaccttccatgtaTCAGGAGACGTAGTAAAATGCTGACTGTTCGTTTATGTTTGATTAATGGAAACAAGAACCactggacgttactatggggaatggtgcgAGTGGCTCTTAAACTTAATTTCCTCGAGTTCAACTGGACAGGTCCTGTATTCTAGCGGGatccagttgaaccaagcacaccTGCAACTTTAAAGGACATGGCTAAAAATTATTCAAAtatagtggctagaaaggttttctagccactatagttcaatggtcgttgttgctgctgcgGCTACCTATACTTTACGTCTGCTGCTACTATACTGTCGGCGGCTGCGCATTAAAGCCAGGTAACGTTGTACATGGCAACAGTGACATCAAACCGCCCGCTGTGGCGGGTAACTTGGAGTGCGCTAAttcgatgcggaccactaaaatgaGATTTTATTTAAAgataagcccttccttggcacaaaattaACACAATGATGTTTCTGGACTGTTATTTCAGCAATGAACGTTGACTTAATTGTTGCCTTTATTGTTCATTTAAGTGTGGGCACGTCCCCTACCGACAGTCAAGACAGTTGTATTTATCGGCGGCATTCAATGTAGACCTATAGTAGTGTGCCACTAGAATAAACACTGGATAAATAAAATTTTGTTTCTTATCACAAATTATTTAATTTGTCTAGCACTGTCAATAAACACTACTTCGCTATCATTTCCTTCATATATTTTTTTGCCGGCTTCCGCCACGGCTGAGGTCACGGTTGCCGATCGGCGGCGTCAGCTGCGCTGCCGCTGAGAGGCGGCTCTCACAAGCGACGAGTTGGCCGACCAGCGTTGGGCtttccggcaagctgaagatgccgcccgggtccaaggactttgaggggtcacctgaggcaccgccatcataatcgacggagagtgggaagggacaggggttaattccctcttcccccacctcccCCGATAAAAACTGCCGGATTTTAAACAAAGTttattcaatcaatcattcatcTCTGCGCATTCGAAGATTTCCAAAACAACGCAACACATGTATTGTTAACTGTCTCGTAGCCATGATAAGCACCTATTGAATTACAATTGTTTCACCTTTACACATGCCTATAGCTCGTGTGTTTTACTAAATTTTCATATATGTTCTGTATGGTTTTGTTTTCTGTATACTGCTAAAAGTACATGGTCAACGCAGAGAACTTTTAAACGATACTGGATAAGAATTACAGCATGTAGGCTACTAAAAATACCAAGAAAATCATTAATGAAAAACAAACTGAAGAATTGGTTGAACGTGTGCTTACTTGGGCATTACAGCAGCCAGGATGATGGTGCTGATGATTGCAAGTTGGTAGTCAACGGCAACGTACCAGAAATGAGGAACGcactaaacgaaaacaaaaaatgagagagaaagaaaaggtaaGAGTAAGAGATGTCGGAAATAATATCCCATTAACCAAGAGTTACTATACCTAAAGCTTTGTGTGCTGTAAACATCCATTTATTAAATTGTGCAGTTATTACAGAAATGACATACCCGTAAGAACTCACCAAAGAAGTTGGCGTAGAGTATAGACTTAATGATGTCAAACAGCTGGCAGTATTGAAATCGATCAGGATTTAATTTTTTTTCCGAAAGGGGTCTTCAGTCTGATTTCAATATATAAACTCACAATCACTTATTTACCGTATGCCTGTACTTACTTCAAGAAGGGGGGAAATATGTTCCGATTAGAAACCAGTGAGCGTGACATTTTCACAGAGGAGCTGGCACACCGGCAAGCAATTTGACGACTAGCGGTTCAGAGAAGCGGCCCAGGAATTCGTATTCCCCTGATACTAAGCGCCTGAAGCAGTGGGTGCTTAAGCTTACACTGGCGACGGCGTTGACGCTGACCCTCATCGcgacgttgcgcaggagagaaacctggggaggtacaaagcacgcagtgatgtaACTACGTTtactactggaacatgccaattgctgTTAATGGGCAACGAGAGAGAGGACTCCGATTGCACCAAGAGACATGCAGTCGTCTTTTAGTGAACGAGCACGCTGcaaattttattgttcaacaacacacaggagaaatatTCCACTGGAATTACCTTGAAGGTCAAGATCCAGTACCCGTGGTATTAGTGAGTGAAGAATAAGGAcgggaccctacgtttttgcgtcaatTACCACCGCCTGAAGAAAATCACGAAGAAGGACGCGTACCGCCTCCCACGAATAGCAGACGCCCAGAATCGACTCTAGCACGCGAAGTACTTTTTGTCGATGAACCTCAAGACCAGCTATTGggaaattgaggtcgacgagagagattgAGAGAAGACTGTCTTTATCACACCAGACGACCTCTTAAAGTTCtaggtcatgccgtttggtctttgctcggcgcctgcgacatCCCAGCGTGTTATTGCCACCGTTCTGACTGGTTTGAAGTTGtagacttgcctcgtgtacttggacAACGTCGTCGTGCTTTTCTAAAGCTTCGACAAGCACGTCTAGCACTTTGGAGCAATACTTCAAGCTATCAAGACCCCAagactcaccctgaagccaggTCGTGTTTTTCTCAAGCTTCGACGAATATCTCTGGTGCTTTGAAGCAAtacttcaagcaatcaagacctcaagactcaccctgaagccagaaaaatgccgtTTAGCTTACGAGGAGCTCTCGTTCCTGAGATGcgtgattagcaagtctggagtccaCCCCGACCCGCGGAAAGCAGCCACCATCACTTATTTCCCGCCGCTCACTGACAAGAGGGCCGTACGCCGATTCTTCGGATTGTGGACCTATCACAGGATTTTCGTCAAAGGATTTTCACGGATCGCTGAGCCATTAACTCACCTCACGAAAAACAATGTTGAAGCAAGGGGGGAAGCAGCAAAAAAGGAGGCATTTCAGAAAATTAAATGACGCCTGCAGAAACAACCGgtacttgcgcatttcgacggatacgccgaaacagaagcACACACCGACGTAATCAGCGTAGGGCTCAGCACCATCCTTGTGCAAAGGACTGACGGCCCAGAAAGAGTTATCAGTTATGAAAGCTGGTCGTTATTCATGGCCGAAGCCAACTGTTCTACAACACAAAAGAAGTGCCTTGTTATCATC
This region includes:
- the LOC142777193 gene encoding nose resistant to fluoxetine protein 6-like; amino-acid sequence: MPKWPKVSMWIMGAIVVASSLGTLIQTYVMDALPFSLIVTTDMKRIGDVQTEIYLKPYAHAATLFVGVIFGILAVQRHRLSRLVQGFAWAAATGLALAVLFGVHTWSVGRQPERLESAFYGGLHRVSWALAIAWVMYACATGRAGFVTKILAWPIMYPLGRLTFALYLVHLVVMGFTTVLGRELVSQQPFLHTQTYLGTVLMSYGFAIVLYLFVECPVAGLDNTAFEKVMPKHGNKGASKTKGMAHELKSVNPVQTNGARTNTGVSPSTITNGFPDVTKPCSNGANLYGHVNSAWENDTRDRETEADVAVVSVKF